The uncultured Trichococcus sp. DNA window TTTCCGTTTGACTTTCGAAATCGATGAACTGGGCGTTTTCCTGGGCATGAAAGCTGTCGTGTCTTCCATGAAAAAAGCAGGTGTCGGATCGATCGTCAACATTTCCTCTGTCGATGGCCTTGTGAGCGCGCCTACCGCCATCGCCTACAGCGCTTCGAAACATGCCGTAACCGGGATGACAAAGGGTGCTGCCGCCGAATTGGGACAATTCAACATCCGCGTGAATTCCGTCCATCCGGGCATCATCGAAACGCCGATGGCCGAACAGGGTGATGTCTATGAGTACATCAAACAATTGGAAAAGGACATCCCTTTGAGAAGGACCGCAAAACCGGAGGAAGTCTCCAATCTGGTCATTTATCTCGCATCCGATGATTCGAGCTACTCGACCGGCTCCCAATTCGTCGTAGACGGCGGGATGATTTCCGATCTGTAGTATTATTTTGACCTAACAAAGTTTCATACCGAAAAAAAACGCGCAAACAGCCGCCGGGACTGTCCTGGCAAACTGCTTGCGCGTTTTTCAATAGGTTAATCTCTGCGGTCTTCCAGATCTTCGACCTCTTCGATCGTCATGCCTTGGTGCTCCTGCATAAACTTTTCGCGCTCTTTGTTGCGGTACTTATCCATCTTGCGCCGGAACAGTTCCCCATTGGAAGGCGGCGTCCAGCTGATGGCATTGGCGCCGGCATTGATCGCATCCAGAATCGTTTTATCAGTCGGCCCGCCTGTCGCGATGATCGGAACATCCGGAAAATTTTCACGGATACGGCTCACGATATACGGCGTATCCTTTCCGCCGCTGACGTTCAGGATATCGACACCGGCATCCAGCCGTTCCTGGATATCCATATATTCCGTTACGATGGTACAGACGATCGGAATATCCACGGTTTCTTCGATTTGTTTGATGGTATCGATCGGTGTCGGCGCATTGACGACGACAGCCAAGGAACCTTGCGCCTCCGAAAACAAGGAAATGTTGGCGCTGCGTTTGCCTTGGGTCGTCCCCCCACCGACACCGGAAAGGATCGGAATGGTGGAGACATTGGCGATGCTTTGGATGACCGCCGGATGCGGGGTAAAAGGATAGACCGCAATAACGGCATCCGCATCGTTATTCAGGATAATGGCGATATCAGTCGTAAATATCAGCGATTTGATTCGCTTTCCAAAAATCCGGATCCCTGAACAGTTCCGGATCACACTTGGCACTTGAACCGTATCGCTGCGCAAATCAGTCGTGATGCTGGGTGCTTCTCTTTTTATTCTTGGCTCCATTTTTCCGCTCCTTTGCTGATGATTTTGGTGAAATTGTATCGGCGGATCAACCGATGACGAGATTTTCTTCCTTCAGGACTTCCGAATAGAAGACCGCACGCGCGGCTTTCCTTCTTGGCTCAACGATGAAAGTCAGGATTCCGAAAACGGCGAACGCCGCCAACATCAACCCTATCAACAACAGCAGTTGGAAAAGCAAAGCATCAGGGTCAGCGGTTGCCGATCCAGCATACATGTTGAAGGCGGAAATTCCGATACCCATAAACAGCGCCACCGGAATCAAGTAAACAACAAAATAAGTCAGATCCAATTGGAAAAGTCTCATTTTCTTCCCTTTCATGAAGGCTTCACTTTGTCTCAGGATATCCGTCGTCTTCATATCCGGATTGTCGAAGTAAATGAAGTTCGATAATGCCAACGCGTAAAGCTTGATGATGCCGGGTATGATCAGCAATACGGACCACAGAATGACATAAACGGCCTGTAGCGCCAGAACGCCCAGTGTCTTGGAAAGTCTATTTTCAAACGGTTTGAGCAGATGGCCTGCCGAAAGCGGCGTACCGTCCAACATATCCAGGTAGCCCCACTCGTTCCCCATCTGCATCGAGCCGATGATCAGCGCCACGATGATCGAAAGCACCACATTCAGCGTCGTCTGGAAAGGTGAGGATTGCATCGAAAAGACAGAATCCCAATTCGGCAAGGTTTCCCCTGTCACCTGCATGTTCAATGCGCTCTCTCCCGTCAGCGTCCTGACTACCGATTGCATGACGCTGTTCGCGATCGTTATAAGGATCAGGTTGATGACTGCCATTTTATAATTGCCGCGTAAATATTCTCTAGCTGTCGATCTGATTTCTTTGTTCGTTAACATATAATTATGACCACCCCTTACAATTTACGATAATTGTAGTATACCATAATTGGACAATTTGCAACGCTTTCAGATGATTGTCTTTCATTAATTTTATAGGCGTTCTCTCAGCCTTCCATTTCATCCACTTTCGTTCCGCAATTCGGGCAAAAATGCGCGCCTTGAGGATAGGAAGCCCCGCAGTTAGGGCATCTGCCTTCAAGCGGTTCGCCGGTCTGATACAGTTGCAGATCGCTGTCCCGGATCGAAACCGTTTCTTTCCGTTCGATTGCTTTGCCTATTTGCGGATCAAGGAGATACCAAGTATCACAACAGGTTGTGCGGACGAGATACTTTTTCCCGAAGGTGATGACCGGGATGAAAAAGAGGCGGAAACGATTGCCCACGAGATAGACCTCATAGCGCCCAAAATGGCCGCAGCGGCTGCAGGTGATCGTCTGGTTGTATTCAAGTTGCTTGCGGAACGGCAATACGTCAAAAAATAAAAACATCAGTCAGTTCTCCTTTCCAAATCTTCAAATACCTGCTCATAGGCGCGCACTGTCGCATCGTCAAAGCAGACAAAAATGATTTCGGTGATGATCGTTTGCGGATGGTTTTCCAGATACTTCCGGACGGTTGCGACAGCGATTTTGGTTGCTTGACTTAATGGGTAGCCATAAATCCCGGTGCTGATCGCCGGAAAGGCAAGCGTGCGGATTCCGTTGGCGTCGGCCAATTCCAACGATTTCCGGTAGCACGAGGCCAGCAGATCTGCTTCGCCGTGCGTTCCGCCCCGCCAAATCGGACCGACCGTATGGATGACATGAGCCGCTTTGAGCCGGAAGCCGGGCGTGAGCTTCGCATCGCCGGTTTGGCACCCGTTCAAAAGGCGGCAGGCGGCCAACAATTCCGGCCCGGAGGCACGGTGGATAGCGCCGTCGACCCCGCCGCCGCCGAGCAGGCTCTCATTGGCGGCATTGACGATGGCATCGGCTTCGCATCGGGTAATGTCGCCTTTCGCTAAGGACAATATTGTTTGATTGAACTGCAGTCTGTTCATTACGATTCCTCCCTAAAAACCTGTTCAGTCCGGACTTCTCAATAGGTACACTTTACCAAAATTCCGTTTGATTATCCATTTGGCCGAATCGCGCGGAATGGTCGTGTGGATGCGATCGCTCTGCTAGACTTTCGGCCGAAAAAGGAATTAAATGGAAGTGAAGAAATAATCGGAAAGAAGGTTTTCAAAATGGCGGAAAATCAGAAAAAGAAAAAGCAGATCCTCGGCGTCGAAAGCAATATTTTCTTTGTCGGCTTGACCAGTTTCCTGACGGATACGACGACAAAAATGGTCTACAGCATCCTGCCTCTATTCCTGACGACATTGGGCGCTTCGAAAACGGAAATCTCCTTGATTGAGGGGATTGCCGAAAGCACCGCTTCCGTCCTAAAGTCCCTCTCCGGTTGGTGGAGTGACAAAATCGGCCGCAACAAACCATTCATGGTCATCGGTTACGGTATCACCGCCATCCTTTCCCCGCTCTTCGCATTCGTGACGACGCCGCTGCAGGTTCTGGCGATCCGCTTTGTCGAACGCGTCGGAAAAGGCATCCGAACCGCACCCCGGGATAGTCTTGTGGCCGGCTCTTCGGAAGAGAACAAAAACGCCGGCTTGAATTTCGGCTTCCATAAGGCCATGGACAACAGCGGAGCCATCGTCGGGCCGCTGATCGCTTTTGCCGTGCTGGCCGCCTTCCCCGGCGACTATCGGCGCGTCTTCCTGTTTGCCGCCATTCCGGGTATGTTGGGTCTGTTGTCGATCGTCTTTTTTGTGAAGGAAGCCAAACGCGCAAAATCGGAACGTCTTGGAAAACTGGCATTGCGTGATTTCCCAAAGGATTTCTACCTTTTTCTGTTCATCGTTTTCCTTTTCACGCTGGGAAATTCGACGGATGCCCTGCTCCTGATCAAAGCGAGCGACGTCGGCGTCAGCGATGCCTTCATCCCGATCATGTATCTGGTTTTCAATGCGGTTTCGGTCGCCTTCGCCGTTCCGCTCGGGAAGCTGTCCGACAAGATCGGCCGCAAGCGCATCATCATCGGCGGCTATCTGATGTTCGCGCTGATTTATTTCGGTTTCGGCAAGGCGGCTACCCCTTTCGCCATCGTCGGCCTCTTCGCCTTTTACGGCCTATACAGCGCTGCGACGGACGGCATCCAGAAAGCGTTGGTGTCCGACATCATCGGCAAGGAAAAGAAAGGCACCGGCTTGGGACTATACAATGCGCTCTTGGGGATGACGCTGTTGCCGGCCAGCCTGATCGGCGGCTGGCTCTATGATACGTTCAACAATCAGGTGCCCTTCTATTTTGGTTCCGCCACCGCCCTGCTTTCCGCTTTTTTGATGTTTCTCTTCTATCAACGCGGGAAACGCAATGGCACACGCCACGCTTAATTTAAGACAGCATGCAAAGGTGTAGGATTGGCGTTAGCAGCGGAATTCCCCGTCAAAGTGGTTTTGACGGGGAATCTTGTGTCGCGTGTGGCTGTATTTCCCCGCCAAGCCGATTTTGGCGGGGAGACTGAATAGGATTCGAATTGATTTTGCCCGCCAATAAGGTTTTGGCGGGTTATTTCTAAGGATAACGTATATTCAACCTCAAAACTGAAGAGGCTGCATCAATACAGTAAGTAGCGTTCTGGGTTGATGCAGCCTCTTCGGTTATTTCAATAGTTTAGCGAGGGCGGCCATTTCTTCTTCGCTGAAGGTCAGTCCTTTGCCCATCTTTTCGTGGTCGGGGCTCCATTCGCGGATGTCGTATTTTGGCGGTCTGCCGTTCCAGCTGACCAGGTTCAATTCTTTCGTCCAACCTTTTGCGGATGTGGACAGGACGCCGAGTTCCTCGACGATTTCAAAGGTGATGTCTGCCATAGGGAGGATCCTTTCTTTTTTCGAGTTTGAAGTTCGCTGCCGGGATGCCTTTCGGATCGGCAGCTTGCCCCTTCATTATAACGCAAATTGGGTTTCATTTAAAATATACGCGAAGTTTTGAAATTACCACGTCAAAACCTTGGCAAGGAAAATCCGTTCAAATCAGCCGCCTTGATTCCGGTGAATATTGTCAGGCTTCCCATTGATTCAGCACTTTGATCGCTAAAGCCGAGAAGTAATCAGCAGCGACCGCCAAGGCTTCTTCTTTGAGGTTGAACTCAGGATGGTGCCATTCGCGCGTACCTTCCACGCC harbors:
- a CDS encoding YdbC family protein codes for the protein MADITFEIVEELGVLSTSAKGWTKELNLVSWNGRPPKYDIREWSPDHEKMGKGLTFSEEEMAALAKLLK
- a CDS encoding zinc ribbon domain-containing protein; protein product: MFLFFDVLPFRKQLEYNQTITCSRCGHFGRYEVYLVGNRFRLFFIPVITFGKKYLVRTTCCDTWYLLDPQIGKAIERKETVSIRDSDLQLYQTGEPLEGRCPNCGASYPQGAHFCPNCGTKVDEMEG
- a CDS encoding MFS transporter; the protein is MAENQKKKKQILGVESNIFFVGLTSFLTDTTTKMVYSILPLFLTTLGASKTEISLIEGIAESTASVLKSLSGWWSDKIGRNKPFMVIGYGITAILSPLFAFVTTPLQVLAIRFVERVGKGIRTAPRDSLVAGSSEENKNAGLNFGFHKAMDNSGAIVGPLIAFAVLAAFPGDYRRVFLFAAIPGMLGLLSIVFFVKEAKRAKSERLGKLALRDFPKDFYLFLFIVFLFTLGNSTDALLLIKASDVGVSDAFIPIMYLVFNAVSVAFAVPLGKLSDKIGRKRIIIGGYLMFALIYFGFGKAATPFAIVGLFAFYGLYSAATDGIQKALVSDIIGKEKKGTGLGLYNALLGMTLLPASLIGGWLYDTFNNQVPFYFGSATALLSAFLMFLFYQRGKRNGTRHA
- a CDS encoding O-acetyl-ADP-ribose deacetylase; translation: MNRLQFNQTILSLAKGDITRCEADAIVNAANESLLGGGGVDGAIHRASGPELLAACRLLNGCQTGDAKLTPGFRLKAAHVIHTVGPIWRGGTHGEADLLASCYRKSLELADANGIRTLAFPAISTGIYGYPLSQATKIAVATVRKYLENHPQTIITEIIFVCFDDATVRAYEQVFEDLERRTD
- a CDS encoding glucose 1-dehydrogenase — translated: MGKLQNKVAIITGAAQGMGAMHARKFAEEGAKVVVTDINEEAGKALAEEIGENAVFMKLDVSKSANWEEVIALTEEKFGPVTVLVNNAGVGIFKTLDQLTEADFRLTFEIDELGVFLGMKAVVSSMKKAGVGSIVNISSVDGLVSAPTAIAYSASKHAVTGMTKGAAAELGQFNIRVNSVHPGIIETPMAEQGDVYEYIKQLEKDIPLRRTAKPEEVSNLVIYLASDDSSYSTGSQFVVDGGMISDL
- a CDS encoding DUF975 family protein, producing MLTNKEIRSTAREYLRGNYKMAVINLILITIANSVMQSVVRTLTGESALNMQVTGETLPNWDSVFSMQSSPFQTTLNVVLSIIVALIIGSMQMGNEWGYLDMLDGTPLSAGHLLKPFENRLSKTLGVLALQAVYVILWSVLLIIPGIIKLYALALSNFIYFDNPDMKTTDILRQSEAFMKGKKMRLFQLDLTYFVVYLIPVALFMGIGISAFNMYAGSATADPDALLFQLLLLIGLMLAAFAVFGILTFIVEPRRKAARAVFYSEVLKEENLVIG
- a CDS encoding hydrolase, whose translation is MEPRIKREAPSITTDLRSDTVQVPSVIRNCSGIRIFGKRIKSLIFTTDIAIILNNDADAVIAVYPFTPHPAVIQSIANVSTIPILSGVGGGTTQGKRSANISLFSEAQGSLAVVVNAPTPIDTIKQIEETVDIPIVCTIVTEYMDIQERLDAGVDILNVSGGKDTPYIVSRIRENFPDVPIIATGGPTDKTILDAINAGANAISWTPPSNGELFRRKMDKYRNKEREKFMQEHQGMTIEEVEDLEDRRD